In a genomic window of Phosphitispora fastidiosa:
- a CDS encoding YetF domain-containing protein, translated as MNDIYEAVLYSVIIFILLVVLTRLIGKKLLSQLTYFDFVIGITIGTIGGAFVTSEVHSFYVLISPVIFTFAVILTGYISMKSVPFRKLLEGEPLVMIQNGKIFENNLKKIRYNVDDLLMQLREKNVFDLSEVEFAILEPHGKLSVQKKTQYTPITPRDLNLSTTYRGVSSEIIRDGRIVEQNLRQNNLNHEWLYNTLYSKNIRDIRNVFLATLSTDGNLYVDVRNDNPQYIQEVEDDDSVI; from the coding sequence ATGAATGACATCTACGAAGCAGTATTGTATTCGGTTATAATTTTTATCCTATTGGTAGTCCTGACTCGATTGATTGGGAAAAAGTTATTATCACAGTTGACCTATTTTGACTTTGTCATTGGGATAACAATTGGGACCATTGGTGGTGCATTTGTTACATCAGAAGTTCACAGTTTCTACGTTTTGATTAGTCCGGTTATCTTTACTTTTGCGGTAATTCTTACCGGTTACATATCCATGAAAAGTGTTCCGTTCAGAAAACTGCTGGAAGGTGAACCTTTGGTTATGATACAAAACGGCAAGATCTTTGAAAATAATCTGAAAAAAATTCGGTATAACGTTGACGATTTGCTTATGCAGCTAAGAGAAAAGAACGTTTTTGACTTGAGTGAAGTTGAATTTGCTATCCTGGAACCTCACGGAAAACTCAGCGTACAAAAAAAGACTCAGTATACGCCAATTACTCCAAGGGATTTGAATCTAAGTACAACTTACAGAGGAGTATCATCAGAGATAATCAGAGATGGCAGAATTGTTGAACAAAATCTCAGGCAAAATAACCTGAATCACGAGTGGCTGTACAACACGCTTTATTCGAAGAATATAAGAGATATCAGAAATGTATTTTTGGCAACATTATCGACAGACGGTAACCTCTATGTAGATGTTAGAAATGACAATCCGCAATATATTCAAGAAGTGGAAGATGATGATTCGGTTATTTAA
- a CDS encoding DUF2512 family protein, with protein MKHILALIIKFAVIAIVLEVVLGYLTDLSAMNILYVALAVTLVAYLIGAGCRRMVLS; from the coding sequence ATGAAGCATATTTTAGCGCTTATCATAAAGTTTGCGGTAATTGCCATTGTTTTAGAGGTGGTTTTAGGATATCTCACTGATTTGTCGGCAATGAATATCCTGTACGTCGCTTTGGCAGTAACCTTGGTAGCTTATCTTATAGGTGCTGGCTGTAGGAGAATGGTTTTATCATAA
- a CDS encoding DUF421 domain-containing protein, which yields MNEVHVEVLRAAIGFFTLLIFTRVLGKQQVSELTVFDYILGITIGSTASSLTTDLTSSALPHWVALLTWVGFAFMMQVVTVKWRRVSRLVDGEPSVVIMNGMIMEDAMRKMRYTVSDLLEQLRSKDIFDIKQVEFAVLERSGEISVLKKSQYQPVTPSDLNLSTKYDGLQTVIIYDGMVLEQNLKQLNLDRVWLQNELSQHGVNDVSQVLLASLDTQGKLYVDRYKDHLIKINDLSE from the coding sequence ATCAATGAAGTCCATGTTGAGGTCCTCAGGGCAGCCATTGGTTTTTTCACTCTCTTGATATTTACGCGTGTCTTAGGAAAACAGCAGGTCAGTGAACTGACCGTTTTCGACTATATTTTAGGGATTACCATCGGTTCAACGGCGTCCTCCCTAACAACTGATCTCACCAGCAGCGCTTTGCCCCACTGGGTGGCTCTTTTAACATGGGTAGGATTTGCTTTTATGATGCAGGTGGTAACCGTTAAGTGGCGCAGGGTCTCAAGGTTAGTGGATGGAGAGCCCTCTGTAGTCATCATGAATGGCATGATAATGGAAGATGCTATGAGAAAAATGCGGTATACTGTTTCAGACCTGCTGGAGCAGTTGAGGAGTAAGGACATTTTTGATATCAAGCAGGTTGAATTTGCTGTTTTGGAACGCAGTGGCGAAATTTCCGTGCTGAAGAAATCGCAATACCAGCCGGTAACACCCAGTGACCTGAACCTCAGCACTAAATATGACGGGCTGCAAACGGTGATTATATATGACGGAATGGTGTTGGAGCAGAACCTGAAGCAGCTTAACCTAGACAGGGTCTGGCTGCAAAACGAGCTCAGCCAACATGGGGTCAATGATGTTTCCCAAGTCCTCCTGGCATCCCTGGATACTCAGGGAAAGCTGTATGTGGACAGGTACAAAGATCACCTGATAAAAATAAATGACTTGAGTGAATAA
- a CDS encoding DUF4363 family protein: MSPIKRNVKSKKNLKYLLSILIVGIFLAVLVSGPILIKPLDTRHHITQTFSQIETNLKLKNWSEATASTHILRSSLNKSFKILRYSVELDEMADIMINLDRIEGFIQANDEKNALGELYEARGHWRELGK, translated from the coding sequence ATGAGTCCAATTAAGCGAAATGTTAAATCCAAAAAAAATTTAAAATACTTACTGTCGATATTAATAGTGGGCATATTCCTGGCGGTCTTGGTTTCCGGCCCCATTTTGATTAAACCGCTTGATACCAGGCATCATATTACCCAAACCTTTTCTCAGATTGAAACTAATCTAAAATTAAAAAACTGGTCTGAGGCTACAGCTAGTACTCACATTTTGAGGTCCTCACTGAACAAATCCTTTAAAATCCTTCGATATAGTGTGGAACTGGATGAAATGGCAGATATTATGATTAATCTTGACCGTATCGAAGGATTTATTCAGGCTAATGACGAAAAAAACGCCCTGGGTGAGCTTTATGAGGCCCGGGGGCACTGGCGGGAGTTGGGCAAATAA
- a CDS encoding LysR family transcriptional regulator, which yields MDVSFELYKVFYYVARDLSFSSASNSLYISQSAVSQSVKLLEEKMNCRLFIRNTKQVKLTREGEVLFEYISQAFNFIKAGERRVSELRSLESGEVRIGASDTICKHYLLPYFKKFISLYPNINIQVINRTSPMCIELLNNGAVDVTVVNIPEKQDKYHIIKELKKIQDVFIAGNNFAHLKDKAIPLDELNRYPLLMLERNTITREFIDSYLKHRGISLTPEIELGSVDLLVELAKIGLGISFVVRDYIEKELSDGDIFVLNIKESIPQRSLGIITHKNIPVSLAAQKFVQLFH from the coding sequence GTGGATGTTAGTTTTGAGTTGTACAAGGTGTTTTATTATGTAGCCAGAGACCTGAGCTTTTCCTCGGCTTCAAACAGTCTTTATATATCCCAGTCAGCAGTCAGCCAGTCAGTTAAGCTCCTTGAAGAAAAAATGAACTGCAGACTTTTTATCAGAAATACAAAACAGGTTAAACTGACACGGGAAGGTGAAGTGCTGTTTGAGTATATCTCCCAGGCCTTTAACTTCATCAAGGCGGGAGAACGGCGGGTCAGTGAACTGCGTTCCCTGGAAAGTGGTGAAGTCAGAATAGGGGCAAGTGATACTATCTGCAAACACTACCTTTTGCCATATTTCAAAAAGTTCATCAGCCTCTACCCCAATATCAATATTCAGGTCATTAACCGCACCTCCCCCATGTGTATTGAGCTTCTAAACAATGGGGCCGTTGATGTTACAGTTGTCAATATTCCTGAAAAGCAGGATAAGTACCACATTATCAAGGAACTAAAAAAAATTCAGGACGTGTTTATTGCCGGAAATAATTTCGCACACCTGAAAGACAAGGCCATACCACTTGACGAATTGAACCGTTACCCCCTTTTGATGCTGGAGAGGAATACCATCACCAGAGAGTTCATTGACTCTTATCTAAAACACCGGGGTATCAGCCTGACCCCTGAAATTGAATTGGGAAGTGTTGACCTGCTGGTGGAACTGGCCAAAATCGGCCTTGGCATATCTTTTGTGGTCAGGGATTATATTGAAAAAGAGTTGTCCGATGGGGATATATTTGTGCTCAATATAAAAGAAAGTATTCCCCAAAGAAGCCTTGGCATCATAACTCACAAAAACATCCCGGTTTCCCTTGCCGCTCAGAAATTCGTCCAATTATTTCATTGA
- a CDS encoding phosphoribosylformylglycinamidine synthase, which yields MNTGVRRIYVEKKQGFDVEARSLLADLRENLGLRGLETVRVINRYDVSGITDEEYQKARTTIFSEPPVDNVYDETFPEPGESSRVFAMEYLPGQYDQRADSAAQCLQLLSQKEKPAVSSARVVVLGGALSDADFTRIKSYCINPVDSREASLDKPQRLDIECAVPADVEVVAGFISKSEAELQEFFDSMGFAMSFGDLKFLKQYYRDTEHRDPTVTELRVIDTYWSDHCRHTTFLTELHEVSFEPGAFTVPVENAYREYLQSREYVYGSAVNQEKDICLMDLALMAMKELRKSGKLTDLDESDEINACSIAVNVDVNGKDEEWLVMFKNETHNHPTEIEPFGGAATCLGGAIRDPLSGRSYVYQAMRVTGSGDPRVRIEDTLPGKLPQRKITTEAAAGYSSYGNQIGLATGQVAEVYDAGFLAKRMEIGAVIGAAPKRNVVREAPVEGDLVILVGGRTGRDGCGGATGSSKEHDEESILTCGAEVQKGNPPEERKIQRLFRDSEVSTMIKRCNDFGAGGVSVAIGELTDGLEINLDAVPKKYEGLDGTELAISESQERMAVVVAAVDADSFISRASRENLEATVVARVTADRRLKMSWRGRNIVDISRDFLNTNGVKQNTTVRVAAPKENGNFFHVVPNAAKPEAGSLKKAWLANLRELNVCGQKGLVEMFDSTIGAGSVLLPFGGRYQLTPAEGMAAKIPLVSGETKSGTLMAFGYNPKLVCWSPFHGALYAVVEAVTRIAALGGDYSRVRLTLQEYFEKLGSDPVKWGKPFSALLGAFYAQKMFGIAAIGGKDSMSGTFKDLNVPPTLVAFAMDMVNVERVVSQEFKKTGSRVVLVPASRDKNEIPDFDRLKQNFTKIYQLIQQGHVLASHSVRAGGLAEAISKMCFGNKIGFEFAGTVSTAELFTPDYGSVVLEINAGVDINKVFGDVPFRELGQTTEKPAIKVSGAEAGINNTGVGFGNAEIGIDEAVENWMAPLERVFPTRVTGEPDFPKPAAVLDNRRNTARPGLTVARPRVFIPVFPGTNCEYDSARAFERAGGAVETLVIRNLTPEDIELSVDAMAKGIDKAQIIMIPGGFSAGDEPDGSGKFIATAFRNPRVRDAVMNLLKNRDGLMLGICNGFQALIKLGLVPYGEITDMGADCPTLTFNTIGRHASCMVRTKVVSTLSPWFANANLGDIHTIPISHGEGRFVAGEEQIRQMIANGQVATQYVDPDNNPTYDIAYNPNGSVDAIEGITSPDGRVLGKMGHSERIGSNVAVNVPGEKNQQIFESGVKYFR from the coding sequence ATGAATACCGGGGTGAGACGTATTTACGTTGAAAAGAAACAGGGCTTTGATGTTGAGGCCCGCAGCCTTTTGGCCGACCTCAGGGAAAATCTTGGTCTTAGAGGCCTGGAAACGGTAAGGGTGATCAACCGTTATGACGTATCCGGAATTACTGATGAGGAGTACCAAAAGGCACGCACCACCATTTTCTCAGAGCCGCCCGTTGATAATGTATATGATGAAACATTTCCGGAACCGGGTGAGAGCAGCAGGGTATTTGCCATGGAATACCTGCCGGGCCAGTATGATCAGAGGGCGGATTCAGCTGCCCAGTGCCTGCAGCTTCTCAGTCAGAAGGAAAAGCCGGCTGTAAGTTCTGCCAGGGTGGTTGTCCTCGGGGGGGCGCTGTCCGATGCCGATTTTACCAGGATAAAAAGCTACTGTATCAATCCGGTTGACTCCCGGGAGGCCTCTCTGGACAAACCGCAAAGGCTTGATATCGAGTGTGCGGTACCGGCGGATGTTGAGGTTGTTGCCGGGTTTATTTCTAAATCCGAGGCAGAGCTGCAGGAGTTTTTTGACAGCATGGGATTTGCCATGAGTTTTGGTGACCTGAAGTTCCTCAAGCAATATTACCGCGATACGGAGCATAGGGACCCGACCGTGACCGAACTCCGGGTGATTGACACTTATTGGTCAGACCACTGCAGGCACACGACTTTTTTGACAGAACTCCATGAGGTGTCTTTTGAGCCGGGGGCTTTTACGGTTCCGGTTGAGAATGCCTACAGGGAGTATCTGCAGTCAAGGGAATATGTTTATGGCAGCGCGGTTAATCAAGAGAAAGACATTTGCCTGATGGATCTGGCTCTGATGGCGATGAAAGAACTGAGAAAGAGCGGAAAGCTTACTGACCTGGATGAGTCAGATGAGATAAATGCCTGCAGTATAGCCGTGAATGTCGATGTAAACGGTAAAGACGAAGAATGGCTGGTAATGTTCAAGAATGAAACCCATAACCACCCCACGGAAATCGAGCCCTTCGGCGGTGCGGCAACGTGCCTGGGAGGCGCTATCAGGGACCCGCTGTCAGGGAGGTCATATGTCTATCAGGCAATGAGGGTTACCGGCAGCGGCGACCCCAGGGTAAGGATAGAAGACACCCTGCCGGGAAAACTGCCCCAGAGAAAAATTACTACCGAGGCCGCTGCCGGATACAGCTCTTATGGCAACCAGATAGGGCTGGCAACCGGCCAGGTGGCCGAAGTTTATGATGCCGGGTTCCTTGCCAAGAGGATGGAAATTGGTGCGGTTATCGGCGCTGCGCCTAAGAGAAATGTTGTCAGGGAGGCTCCGGTTGAGGGTGACCTGGTTATTTTGGTAGGCGGCAGGACAGGCCGTGACGGATGCGGGGGGGCTACCGGTTCCTCCAAGGAGCATGACGAGGAATCAATTCTGACCTGCGGTGCTGAGGTGCAGAAGGGGAACCCGCCTGAAGAACGCAAAATTCAGAGGCTGTTCCGGGATTCTGAGGTCAGCACCATGATCAAAAGGTGTAACGACTTCGGTGCCGGCGGCGTGTCTGTGGCCATAGGGGAACTTACTGACGGCCTGGAGATAAATTTGGATGCCGTACCGAAAAAATATGAAGGCCTGGACGGGACGGAACTGGCCATTTCAGAGTCTCAGGAGCGGATGGCTGTTGTAGTGGCGGCCGTTGATGCGGACAGCTTCATCAGCAGGGCAAGCCGGGAAAACCTGGAGGCAACAGTTGTGGCCAGGGTTACTGCGGACCGGAGGCTGAAGATGTCCTGGAGAGGCCGAAACATTGTTGATATAAGCAGGGATTTTCTGAATACAAACGGTGTGAAACAGAATACTACGGTTAGGGTTGCTGCTCCTAAAGAAAACGGGAACTTTTTTCATGTTGTTCCTAATGCAGCTAAGCCTGAAGCCGGGAGCCTGAAAAAAGCCTGGCTGGCTAACCTCAGGGAACTGAACGTCTGTGGGCAGAAGGGCCTGGTGGAGATGTTTGACAGCACCATCGGTGCGGGTTCTGTGCTGCTTCCCTTTGGGGGCAGGTATCAGCTGACTCCTGCTGAGGGAATGGCTGCCAAGATTCCTTTGGTATCTGGTGAAACCAAAAGCGGTACTTTGATGGCCTTTGGCTATAACCCCAAATTGGTCTGCTGGAGCCCGTTCCATGGGGCGCTGTATGCTGTTGTGGAGGCTGTCACCAGAATTGCGGCCCTTGGAGGCGATTACAGCAGGGTCAGGCTTACCCTCCAGGAATATTTTGAAAAACTGGGGTCAGACCCGGTTAAATGGGGGAAACCCTTCAGCGCCCTCCTGGGAGCCTTTTATGCCCAGAAGATGTTTGGTATTGCGGCCATAGGCGGCAAGGACAGCATGTCCGGAACCTTTAAGGATCTGAATGTTCCGCCTACCCTGGTTGCTTTTGCCATGGATATGGTCAACGTGGAACGGGTTGTATCCCAGGAATTCAAAAAAACGGGGAGCCGGGTGGTCCTTGTCCCTGCATCCCGGGATAAAAATGAGATTCCTGACTTTGACAGGCTGAAACAGAATTTTACTAAAATTTATCAACTAATCCAGCAGGGTCACGTACTGGCTTCTCACTCGGTGAGGGCCGGGGGGCTGGCTGAAGCTATAAGCAAAATGTGTTTCGGCAATAAGATTGGTTTTGAATTCGCCGGGACGGTAAGCACTGCAGAACTGTTTACCCCTGATTATGGTTCTGTAGTCCTGGAAATTAATGCAGGTGTTGACATAAATAAAGTATTTGGTGATGTACCATTCCGGGAACTGGGCCAGACAACGGAAAAACCTGCTATAAAAGTAAGCGGCGCCGAAGCAGGAATTAACAATACAGGGGTAGGTTTCGGCAATGCTGAAATAGGGATTGATGAAGCAGTCGAAAACTGGATGGCTCCCCTGGAGAGGGTTTTCCCCACCAGAGTAACCGGTGAACCAGATTTCCCAAAACCGGCCGCGGTGTTAGATAACCGGAGAAATACTGCCAGGCCAGGGCTGACTGTGGCCAGGCCCAGGGTGTTTATTCCCGTGTTTCCGGGCACCAATTGTGAGTACGATTCGGCCAGGGCCTTTGAAAGAGCCGGTGGTGCAGTGGAAACCCTGGTAATCAGGAATCTGACCCCGGAAGATATAGAGCTGTCAGTTGATGCGATGGCTAAAGGTATAGATAAGGCTCAGATAATAATGATTCCGGGAGGTTTCAGCGCCGGTGACGAGCCTGACGGTTCCGGTAAATTTATTGCCACTGCCTTTAGGAATCCCAGGGTCAGGGATGCGGTAATGAACCTTCTCAAAAACAGGGATGGCTTGATGCTGGGAATATGCAACGGCTTCCAGGCGCTTATCAAGCTGGGGCTGGTTCCCTATGGCGAAATTACCGATATGGGGGCTGACTGCCCGACACTGACATTCAATACTATCGGCCGCCATGCCTCCTGCATGGTGAGAACAAAGGTGGTTTCCACCCTTTCGCCATGGTTTGCCAATGCCAATCTGGGCGATATTCACACAATCCCCATTTCTCACGGTGAAGGCAGGTTTGTGGCCGGTGAGGAGCAGATCAGGCAGATGATTGCCAATGGCCAGGTTGCCACCCAGTACGTTGACCCTGACAACAACCCCACTTATGATATCGCTTATAACCCCAATGGGTCGGTAGATGCCATTGAAGGCATCACCAGTCCCGATGGCAGGGTGCTGGGCAAGATGGGGCATTCGGAGCGGATTGGTTCTAATGTTGCCGTAAATGTGCCGGGTGAGAAGAACCAGCAGATATTCGAGTCAGGTGTAAAGTATTTCAGGTAA
- a CDS encoding cation:proton antiporter encodes MEIPILKGITIIFALSVGVLFIFHRLRIPAVVGFLLTGVLAGPHGFELVNEVHEVEMLAEIGIVLLLFTIGIEFSFDELLQIRKPVLMGGSLQVVLTSAAAFGISGVMGYPPEKSLFIGFLISLSSTAIVLRLLQERAELDSPHGRAILGTLIFQDFAIVPMMLFTPMLSGQAGNLGTSLIELAVKGIVIVVLVIAGAKWIVPYILYQAARTRNREIFLLSIVVICLAVAWLTSSAGLSLALGAFLAGLIISESDYSHQALGNILPFRDVFTSFFFVSIGMLLNIGYLLQHPLLVAVAVIVVIFVKTVVSGFVALLMGFSIRSAILTGFAISQVGEFSFILSRSGVEYGLLSGDNYQLFLAVSIISMAGSPFVLALAHKIADLVVRLPLPERLVSGGEHSTREISDDLKKHLVIIGFGINGRNVARAAGAVNIPYVVIEMNPDTVRDEREKDEPIYYGDATHEAVLKHVNIKEAKVAVVAISDPAATRRIIEVIRRLNQRLCIIVRTRYIQELEALHELGASEVIPEEFETSVEIFTRVLNKYLVPRAEIERFVSEVRSDTYEMFRSYSRRPTIFSELRLQMPDFEITTFRISEESKAAGKSLQQIALRKKYGVTMLAIGREGKFKANPHGEADLLPGDVAVVVGPRDKVARVSGLFQEQQQS; translated from the coding sequence ATGGAGATACCAATATTAAAGGGGATAACGATCATATTTGCTTTGTCGGTTGGGGTATTGTTTATATTCCACCGGCTGAGGATTCCGGCAGTTGTCGGCTTCCTCCTGACGGGGGTACTGGCGGGGCCCCATGGTTTTGAGCTGGTAAATGAAGTTCATGAGGTTGAGATGCTGGCTGAAATCGGGATAGTCCTGCTCCTCTTTACTATTGGTATAGAATTTTCCTTTGATGAACTGCTGCAGATCAGAAAACCTGTGCTTATGGGCGGCTCTCTGCAGGTGGTCCTTACTTCGGCGGCTGCTTTCGGAATATCCGGGGTTATGGGGTATCCACCGGAAAAGTCCCTGTTTATCGGGTTTCTGATATCGCTCAGCAGTACGGCAATTGTCCTCAGGCTGCTCCAGGAAAGAGCCGAGCTTGACAGCCCTCACGGGCGTGCTATCCTCGGTACGCTTATTTTTCAGGATTTTGCCATTGTCCCGATGATGCTTTTTACTCCGATGCTGTCGGGGCAGGCGGGCAATCTGGGCACTTCCCTGATTGAGCTGGCTGTTAAGGGCATAGTCATAGTGGTCCTGGTAATTGCGGGTGCCAAGTGGATTGTGCCCTATATTTTGTACCAGGCTGCCCGGACACGTAACCGGGAAATTTTTCTATTGAGCATTGTGGTCATCTGTCTGGCAGTGGCGTGGCTTACTTCCAGCGCCGGTCTGTCTCTGGCTCTGGGTGCGTTTCTGGCTGGACTGATTATCTCAGAGTCTGATTACAGTCATCAGGCCTTGGGAAATATCCTGCCCTTCCGTGACGTATTTACCAGTTTCTTTTTTGTTTCCATAGGAATGCTATTGAACATCGGGTATCTTTTGCAGCACCCTCTGCTGGTTGCTGTCGCTGTTATTGTGGTAATATTTGTGAAGACGGTTGTGTCAGGTTTCGTGGCACTCCTGATGGGGTTTTCGATCAGGAGCGCGATATTAACCGGATTTGCCATCAGCCAGGTGGGGGAATTCTCGTTTATTCTTTCCCGCAGCGGTGTGGAGTATGGCCTGCTCAGCGGGGATAATTACCAGCTTTTTCTCGCCGTATCCATAATTTCCATGGCCGGATCCCCCTTTGTCCTGGCTTTGGCGCACAAGATCGCCGATTTGGTTGTCAGGCTGCCTCTTCCGGAAAGGCTGGTTTCCGGGGGGGAACATTCAACACGGGAGATCTCCGATGATTTAAAGAAGCACCTGGTGATTATAGGTTTTGGGATTAATGGACGCAATGTTGCCAGAGCTGCCGGAGCTGTTAATATTCCTTATGTGGTCATTGAGATGAATCCTGATACGGTCAGGGATGAACGGGAAAAGGACGAACCGATTTATTACGGTGACGCTACCCATGAAGCAGTCCTGAAACATGTTAATATTAAGGAAGCAAAGGTTGCTGTTGTGGCCATTTCCGATCCGGCGGCCACCCGGAGGATTATCGAAGTTATCCGCAGGCTAAACCAGAGGCTGTGTATTATTGTCAGGACCCGTTATATTCAGGAATTGGAGGCGCTCCATGAATTAGGCGCCAGTGAAGTTATTCCTGAAGAGTTTGAGACCTCTGTGGAGATTTTTACCCGGGTGCTCAATAAGTACCTGGTGCCGAGGGCCGAAATTGAAAGGTTTGTCTCTGAAGTGCGGTCAGACACCTATGAGATGTTCCGCAGCTATTCCCGGAGGCCAACCATTTTTTCTGAATTGAGACTTCAGATGCCGGATTTTGAAATAACCACATTCAGGATAAGTGAAGAGTCAAAAGCGGCAGGGAAAAGCCTGCAGCAGATTGCACTAAGGAAGAAGTATGGTGTCACTATGCTGGCAATAGGGCGTGAAGGGAAATTCAAAGCAAACCCCCACGGAGAAGCAGATCTGCTGCCGGGGGATGTGGCCGTAGTTGTCGGGCCCCGTGACAAGGTAGCCAGGGTTTCCGGCCTGTTCCAGGAGCAGCAGCAGAGCTAA